In the genome of bacterium, one region contains:
- a CDS encoding methyltransferase domain-containing protein — MSLYQKLAALKHGTEHLNYGRDIIANWAVESVMGVSNPAILDIGVGKGEDLAQIHKQLGRNAQLYGLEGFEPSRQKALAKGIDARAADIEREVFPFPDTSMDTVIINQVLEHLKEVFFVLSEASRIIKPGGTLIIGVPNLAAWHNRLMLLAGYTPSCIGTVGPHVRGFTRRDLKQTLELGNYFTVQAQAGSGFYPLPETLANFASRIWMGGSVGLFMKATRTDKKGHYREVISAIPMETGYLLPPR, encoded by the coding sequence ATGAGCCTCTACCAGAAACTCGCCGCCCTCAAACACGGCACCGAGCATCTCAATTACGGACGCGACATCATTGCCAATTGGGCCGTGGAATCCGTCATGGGCGTCAGCAACCCCGCCATCCTCGATATCGGTGTCGGCAAGGGTGAAGACCTTGCACAAATCCACAAACAGCTAGGCCGCAACGCCCAGCTCTACGGCCTGGAAGGCTTCGAGCCCTCCCGCCAGAAAGCGCTGGCCAAAGGCATCGACGCCCGCGCCGCCGACATCGAACGCGAGGTCTTTCCCTTCCCCGACACCAGCATGGATACCGTCATCATCAACCAGGTGCTGGAACATCTGAAAGAGGTCTTCTTCGTCCTGTCCGAAGCCTCTCGCATCATCAAGCCCGGCGGCACGCTCATCATCGGCGTGCCCAACCTGGCCGCCTGGCACAACCGCCTGATGCTGCTGGCCGGTTACACGCCAAGCTGCATCGGCACCGTCGGCCCGCATGTACGCGGCTTCACCCGGCGCGATTTAAAACAGACATTGGAACTCGGCAATTATTTCACCGTGCAGGCCCAGGCCGGTTCAGGCTTCTATCCCTTGCCGGAAACACTCGCCAACTTCGCATCGCGCATCTGGATGGGCGGCAGCGTCGGCCTTTTCATGAAAGCCACGCGCACAGATAAAAAAGGCCATTACCGGGAGGTAATCTCCGCCATCCCCATGGAAACCGGCTACCTGTTGCCGCCGCGTTGA
- a CDS encoding MFS transporter, with amino-acid sequence MSATPTSAKAGWRGFASKRVAVVVFLGFVSGLPLALSFSTLTAWLKESGIDRTTIGLFASVGTPYALKFLWSPLVDGIKLPWLCDRFGRRRGWLFFAQMMVVAAMLLLGSNDPSVNPWLTAMFALMLATASATQDIVIDAYRIELLEAEEQGPGSAAVQLGYRLGMLASGGGALALAELTSWQMTYTIMACLMGIGTVAALIGGEPEKTPPFPIIDRKLPLAERVRSWARCAVLEPFRDFLKHDGAWWILLFVLLFKLGDAFLGAMANVFYLDIGFSKLEVAQVVKVFGLGATLLGLTAGAWLSRRIGVVKALWFSGIALMLANLLYVVQALKGNDLQMLHITIGLDNFFGGMDAAVFVAFISRLCNARFTATQYALLSSLAAVGRTQLSAGAGYVSDQVGWPVFFLIASSLALPGLLLLFKVQRLWHETKE; translated from the coding sequence ATGAGTGCCACACCCACCAGCGCAAAAGCGGGCTGGCGCGGGTTTGCCAGCAAACGCGTGGCGGTGGTGGTGTTTTTGGGATTCGTCAGCGGATTGCCGCTGGCGCTCAGTTTCAGCACCCTGACGGCATGGCTGAAGGAATCCGGCATTGACCGCACCACAATCGGGCTGTTTGCTTCGGTAGGCACCCCTTATGCGTTGAAATTTCTCTGGTCGCCCCTGGTGGACGGCATCAAGCTGCCCTGGCTGTGCGACCGTTTCGGCCGCCGTCGTGGCTGGCTGTTTTTCGCGCAGATGATGGTGGTGGCGGCTATGCTGCTGCTCGGCTCCAACGACCCGTCGGTTAATCCCTGGCTGACGGCGATGTTCGCCCTGATGCTGGCGACGGCATCGGCCACGCAGGATATCGTGATCGACGCCTACCGCATCGAACTGCTGGAAGCGGAGGAGCAAGGCCCCGGCTCGGCGGCAGTGCAGCTGGGATACCGGCTTGGCATGCTGGCATCGGGCGGCGGGGCACTGGCACTGGCGGAACTGACCAGCTGGCAGATGACCTACACGATCATGGCCTGCCTGATGGGTATCGGCACGGTGGCGGCATTGATTGGCGGGGAGCCGGAAAAGACGCCGCCCTTCCCCATCATTGACCGGAAGCTGCCCCTGGCGGAACGCGTGCGAAGCTGGGCACGTTGTGCGGTGCTGGAGCCTTTCCGTGATTTTCTGAAACATGACGGAGCCTGGTGGATTTTGCTGTTCGTGCTGCTGTTCAAGCTGGGGGATGCGTTCCTCGGCGCGATGGCGAATGTGTTTTATCTCGATATCGGTTTTTCCAAGCTGGAAGTGGCGCAGGTGGTGAAGGTGTTCGGCCTGGGAGCAACGCTGCTTGGATTGACGGCGGGGGCATGGCTTTCGCGCCGCATCGGCGTGGTGAAGGCGCTGTGGTTCAGCGGCATCGCCCTGATGCTGGCCAACCTGCTTTATGTGGTGCAGGCGCTGAAGGGAAATGACCTGCAGATGCTGCACATCACCATCGGGCTGGATAACTTCTTCGGCGGGATGGATGCGGCCGTGTTTGTCGCCTTTATCTCTCGGTTGTGCAATGCACGTTTCACCGCCACGCAATATGCGCTGCTTTCCTCGCTGGCGGCGGTGGGGCGCACGCAGCTTTCCGCCGGGGCGGGTTATGTGTCCGACCAAGTGGGCTGGCCGGTCTTTTTCCTGATTGCCAGCTCGCTGGCCTTGCCTGGATTGCTGCTGCTGTTTAAAGTTCAACGCCTCTGGCATGAAACCAAGGAGTAA
- the hisD gene encoding histidinol dehydrogenase has translation MRWRSSVHRLSTKDVDFAAKLKALLHRDEPFDQNVVDRVRGILQDVKQRGDEAVADYTRQFDRLEPKDGSYRISEKQMAKAHILSEVEASLHEAAQRIYDYHQRMMPHDVIYEDKAGVTLGWRCTALDSVGLYVPGGTASYPSSVLMNAIPAKVAGVKRLVMTVPAPDGKLSDAVLVAARIAGVEEIHTIGGAQACAALAYGTASIQAVDKIVGPGNAYVAEAKRQLFGLVGIDTIAGPSEILVMADNQNDPRWIACDLLSQAEHDTKAAAILITDDATFANEVRGAIDTELNTLPRAAIAKESIQNHGAIILVQNWVEGAHIANMIATEHLELALENIEEVIPHIRHAGAIFLGRYTPEALGDYIAGPSHVLPTSGAARFSSGLSVFDFIKRSSLIGYSEEATRATGHHAEILASAETLDAHRRSVAIRRGRM, from the coding sequence ATGCGGTGGAGAAGCAGCGTGCATAGGCTTTCCACCAAGGATGTGGATTTTGCCGCCAAGCTGAAGGCGCTGCTTCACCGGGATGAGCCGTTTGACCAGAATGTGGTGGACCGGGTGCGGGGCATCCTTCAGGACGTGAAGCAGCGCGGCGATGAGGCGGTGGCGGATTATACCCGCCAGTTCGACCGGCTGGAGCCGAAGGATGGCAGCTACCGGATTTCCGAAAAGCAGATGGCCAAGGCGCATATCCTGAGCGAGGTGGAAGCCTCGCTGCATGAGGCGGCGCAGCGCATCTATGATTATCATCAGCGCATGATGCCGCATGACGTGATTTATGAAGATAAGGCGGGCGTGACGCTCGGCTGGCGCTGTACGGCGCTGGATTCGGTCGGGCTGTATGTGCCGGGGGGCACAGCGAGCTATCCGAGCTCGGTGCTGATGAACGCCATCCCGGCCAAGGTGGCGGGGGTGAAGCGGCTGGTGATGACCGTGCCCGCGCCGGATGGGAAATTAAGCGACGCGGTGCTGGTGGCGGCGCGGATTGCAGGGGTGGAGGAGATCCACACCATTGGCGGGGCGCAGGCCTGCGCAGCACTGGCCTATGGTACCGCAAGCATTCAGGCGGTGGATAAGATCGTCGGGCCGGGAAACGCCTATGTGGCAGAGGCCAAGCGGCAGTTATTCGGACTGGTCGGGATCGATACGATCGCCGGGCCGTCGGAAATTCTGGTGATGGCGGATAACCAGAACGACCCGCGCTGGATTGCGTGCGACCTGTTGAGCCAGGCGGAGCATGACACGAAGGCGGCGGCGATTCTCATCACCGACGATGCGACGTTTGCCAATGAGGTGCGCGGCGCGATTGATACGGAACTCAACACCCTGCCCCGCGCAGCAATCGCTAAAGAGAGCATCCAGAACCACGGCGCGATCATCCTGGTGCAGAACTGGGTGGAAGGCGCGCATATCGCCAACATGATCGCCACTGAACATCTGGAGCTGGCGCTGGAGAATATCGAGGAGGTGATTCCGCATATACGGCATGCAGGGGCGATTTTCCTCGGGCGGTATACGCCGGAGGCACTGGGGGATTACATCGCCGGGCCGAGCCATGTGCTGCCGACCTCGGGCGCGGCGCGGTTTTCCAGCGGGCTTTCGGTGTTTGATTTCATCAAGCGGAGCAGCCTGATCGGTTATAGCGAAGAAGCCACGCGTGCGACCGGGCATCATGCGGAGATTCTGGCCAGCGCGGAAACGCTGGATGCGCACCGGCGGTCGGTGGCGATTCGGCGCGGGCGGATGTAA
- a CDS encoding superoxide dismutase family protein: MKYVLSVLALMGIATLPLAAQAEQAKATFVDAKGKEVGSATLEDTQEGVLIKIDAMLPPGEHAFHIHEKGECKEPDFKSAGGHFNPNKHEHGLHNPKGAHSGDMPNLMVPANGKLVQQVLNTTVTVQQLLDEDGSALMVHAKADDYSSDPAGNAGDRIACAPVTKAPDIQEATKKTGAGK; this comes from the coding sequence ATGAAATATGTTCTATCCGTTCTGGCCCTGATGGGCATTGCCACCCTGCCGCTGGCCGCGCAGGCCGAGCAGGCGAAAGCGACCTTTGTTGACGCCAAGGGCAAGGAAGTGGGAAGCGCTACCCTGGAAGATACCCAGGAAGGCGTGCTGATCAAAATCGACGCCATGCTGCCACCGGGCGAGCATGCGTTCCATATCCATGAAAAGGGTGAGTGCAAGGAGCCGGACTTCAAAAGCGCGGGCGGGCACTTTAACCCGAACAAGCATGAACATGGGCTGCATAACCCCAAGGGCGCGCATTCCGGCGATATGCCGAACCTGATGGTGCCCGCCAACGGCAAGCTGGTGCAGCAGGTGCTCAACACCACGGTAACCGTTCAGCAATTGCTGGATGAAGACGGCAGCGCGCTGATGGTGCATGCGAAGGCCGATGATTACAGCAGCGACCCCGCCGGCAACGCGGGCGACCGTATCGCCTGCGCGCCGGTGACCAAGGCGCCTGATATTCAGGAGGCCACCAAGAAGACTGGCGCTGGAAAATAA
- the ald gene encoding alanine dehydrogenase — translation MLIGVPKEIKNNEFRVSTSPAGVAELVHHGHQVIVETKAGHAIGFDDSQYQAAGAKIAASAEEVFARADMIVKVKEPQPVECKMLREGQVIFCYLHLAADPKQAELLMESKSVAIAFETVTHSDGTLPLLTPMSEVAGRLSIQAGANALEKVKGGRGVLLSGVTGVAPGKVVVIGGGVVGTNAAYVAAGMGADVVVLDKSLKRLRQLDEIFSGRIKAIYSTQAALEEHLQEADLVVGAVLIPGASAPKLIRREHLAKMKRGSVIVDVAIDQGGCTEMSKATTHAEPVYDVDGIILYCVANMPSAVARSSSQALENAILPYTLALAGKGYRTALREDAHFRNGLNVCQGRITHEAVAGALKLDYTPATVMLG, via the coding sequence ATGCTGATTGGGGTTCCCAAGGAAATTAAGAATAACGAGTTTCGCGTCTCCACCTCCCCGGCCGGTGTGGCTGAACTGGTGCACCATGGCCACCAGGTGATTGTGGAAACGAAAGCCGGGCATGCGATTGGTTTTGACGATTCCCAGTATCAAGCCGCGGGCGCCAAAATCGCCGCCAGCGCGGAAGAAGTGTTCGCCCGCGCCGACATGATCGTGAAGGTGAAAGAGCCGCAGCCGGTGGAATGCAAGATGCTGCGCGAAGGCCAGGTGATTTTCTGCTACCTCCACCTTGCCGCCGACCCGAAACAGGCCGAGCTTTTGATGGAATCCAAATCGGTGGCCATCGCATTCGAGACGGTGACGCATAGCGACGGCACGCTGCCGCTGCTGACGCCGATGAGCGAAGTGGCGGGCCGTCTTTCCATTCAGGCCGGTGCCAATGCATTGGAAAAAGTCAAAGGCGGACGCGGCGTGCTGCTTTCCGGCGTCACCGGCGTGGCCCCAGGCAAGGTCGTCGTGATCGGCGGCGGCGTGGTGGGCACGAATGCAGCTTATGTCGCCGCAGGCATGGGTGCCGATGTGGTGGTGCTCGACAAATCCCTGAAGCGCCTGCGCCAGCTGGATGAGATTTTCAGCGGCCGCATCAAGGCCATTTATTCCACCCAGGCCGCGCTGGAAGAGCACCTGCAGGAAGCCGACCTCGTGGTGGGCGCCGTGTTGATTCCAGGTGCTTCGGCTCCGAAGCTGATCCGTCGCGAGCATCTGGCGAAAATGAAGCGCGGCTCGGTGATTGTGGATGTTGCTATCGACCAGGGCGGCTGCACGGAAATGAGCAAGGCGACGACCCATGCCGAGCCGGTCTATGACGTGGACGGCATCATCCTGTATTGCGTGGCGAACATGCCGAGCGCGGTGGCTCGCAGCTCTTCCCAGGCGCTGGAAAACGCCATCCTCCCCTACACGCTGGCGCTGGCCGGAAAAGGCTACCGCACGGCGCTGCGCGAGGATGCGCATTTCCGCAACGGGTTGAACGTGTGCCAGGGCCGCATCACGCATGAGGCGGTGGCCGGCGCGCTGAAGCTGGATTACACGCCTGCGACGGTGATGCTTGGGTAA
- a CDS encoding glutamate-5-semialdehyde dehydrogenase encodes MAEDDWKRMMASARTASQQLAALPGEVRAEAVRVAARGIQAQSAAILEANVADMDEAEQHGATPAVLDRLKLDAKRLESVISGMLQIADQPDPLAPKAKGWKRPSGLRITPVPVPLGVIGMIYEARPNVAADAAALCMLAGNAVILRGGSDSVRSSRAITQAMQKALKDDALPWQAVQMLPSQDRDLVGKMLTAVNELDVIIPRGGKSLTERVQSESRVPTLLHLDGNCHLYLHEAAKPAMAAKLVENAKLRRTGICGALESLLVDEHAAATLLPPIIKKLLAKGCELRGDPATCALDKRIKPASEDDWSTEYLAPILSIKQVDGLEQAVNHINRHGSHHTDGIVTEDAKAANYFLQHVDSAIVMHNASTQFADGGEFGFGGEIGIATGRLHARGPVGAAQLTTYKYVVQGKGTVRA; translated from the coding sequence ATGGCGGAAGACGACTGGAAACGCATGATGGCAAGTGCCCGCACGGCCAGCCAGCAACTCGCCGCCCTGCCGGGAGAAGTCCGGGCCGAAGCCGTGCGCGTGGCCGCCAGGGGTATTCAGGCCCAGTCCGCCGCCATCCTTGAAGCCAACGTAGCCGACATGGACGAGGCCGAACAGCACGGCGCCACCCCCGCCGTGCTGGACCGCCTGAAACTCGATGCCAAACGGCTGGAATCCGTCATTTCCGGCATGCTCCAGATCGCCGACCAGCCAGACCCGCTCGCCCCCAAAGCCAAGGGCTGGAAGCGCCCGAGCGGCCTTCGCATCACTCCCGTTCCCGTCCCGCTCGGCGTCATCGGCATGATCTACGAAGCCCGCCCCAACGTTGCCGCCGATGCCGCCGCCCTTTGCATGCTGGCCGGTAATGCCGTCATCCTGCGCGGCGGCAGCGATTCTGTCCGCTCCTCCCGCGCCATCACCCAGGCCATGCAAAAAGCCCTGAAGGACGATGCGCTTCCATGGCAGGCCGTGCAGATGCTCCCCAGCCAGGACCGCGATTTGGTCGGCAAAATGCTCACCGCCGTGAATGAGCTTGATGTCATCATCCCCCGCGGCGGCAAAAGCCTGACCGAGCGCGTGCAATCCGAAAGCCGCGTGCCCACCTTGCTGCACCTGGACGGCAACTGCCACCTCTACCTGCACGAAGCCGCCAAACCCGCAATGGCCGCCAAACTGGTGGAAAACGCCAAACTCCGCCGCACCGGCATCTGCGGCGCGCTGGAAAGCCTGCTCGTCGATGAACACGCAGCCGCCACGCTCCTTCCGCCCATCATCAAAAAACTCCTCGCCAAAGGCTGCGAGCTGCGCGGCGACCCTGCCACCTGCGCCCTCGACAAACGCATCAAACCCGCGAGCGAGGATGACTGGTCCACCGAATACCTCGCCCCCATCCTCTCCATCAAACAGGTGGACGGGCTGGAACAGGCCGTCAACCACATCAACCGCCACGGCTCCCACCATACGGACGGCATCGTGACCGAGGACGCCAAGGCGGCCAACTACTTCCTCCAGCATGTGGACAGTGCCATCGTCATGCACAACGCCTCCACCCAGTTCGCCGATGGCGGCGAGTTCGGCTTCGGCGGCGAGATCGGCATCGCCACCGGCCGCCTGCACGCGCGCGGCCCGGTCGGCGCGGCACAGCTCACCACCTACAAATACGTCGTCCAGGGCAAGGGCACGGTCCGCGCATGA
- a CDS encoding HIT domain-containing protein, with the protein MKDTAWVGDLPLCRVLLMNNRLFPWIILVPRQEDLRELIDLNVVDLHRLVDEIAVTSKVMNEIVNPDKLNVAALGNQVSQLHVHVVGRLQSDSAWPNPVWGEGSEPYRRNEAMQILQMLQKTFASKERLFVLPNP; encoded by the coding sequence ATGAAAGACACGGCCTGGGTGGGTGATTTGCCGCTCTGCCGCGTGTTGCTGATGAATAATCGCCTGTTTCCTTGGATTATCCTGGTGCCGAGGCAGGAAGACCTGCGCGAGTTGATCGACCTCAATGTGGTGGACCTGCACCGGCTGGTGGATGAAATTGCCGTGACCAGCAAGGTGATGAACGAGATCGTCAACCCCGACAAACTCAACGTGGCGGCGCTGGGCAACCAGGTTTCGCAGCTGCATGTGCATGTGGTGGGCCGCCTGCAAAGCGACTCTGCCTGGCCAAACCCGGTCTGGGGCGAAGGAAGCGAGCCTTATCGCCGCAACGAAGCCATGCAAATTTTGCAGATGCTTCAAAAGACGTTTGCGTCTAAAGAAAGGCTCTTCGTTCTGCCTAACCCGTAA
- the mscL gene encoding large conductance mechanosensitive channel protein MscL — translation MLKEYKAFISRGNVVDLAVGIIIGAAFTGIVNSLVNDIIMPPIGMLLGGIDFSNFFFALNGESYASLADAQKAGVATINYGVFINQVIKFMIVGFAVFILVKQVNRLKKEEPAAPAAAPRNEVLLEEIRDLLAGKAAKGKK, via the coding sequence ATGTTAAAAGAATACAAGGCCTTCATCTCTCGCGGCAATGTGGTAGATCTGGCGGTGGGTATAATCATCGGCGCGGCATTCACCGGCATCGTCAACTCGCTGGTCAATGACATCATCATGCCACCGATCGGGATGCTGTTGGGTGGGATCGATTTCTCCAACTTTTTCTTTGCCCTGAACGGTGAGAGCTATGCCAGCCTGGCCGATGCGCAGAAGGCCGGGGTGGCGACCATCAATTATGGTGTGTTCATCAACCAAGTGATTAAGTTCATGATCGTGGGCTTTGCGGTGTTCATCCTGGTGAAACAGGTGAACCGCCTGAAAAAGGAAGAGCCCGCAGCCCCCGCAGCCGCGCCGCGCAACGAGGTGCTGCTCGAGGAAATTCGCGATCTGCTGGCGGGCAAGGCAGCCAAAGGCAAGAAATAG
- a CDS encoding ATP phosphoribosyltransferase → MDQPLVIAVPKGRILKELRPVMAAIGLKPEDAFFDEDDRRLRFGSNHTLIELIRVRSFDVASFVAFGAAHIGICGSDVLAEFDYPDIYAPVDLGIGTCRVSLAGKVDAPEVDYDRLSHIRVATKYPNITRSYFAEMGIQAECIKLNGAIELAPILGLSTHIVDLVSTGGTLKANGLVEEKVLAQVSSRLIVNRTAFKTRAKEMHTLVSHVRDAVEKQRA, encoded by the coding sequence ATCGACCAACCGCTCGTTATCGCCGTGCCTAAGGGGCGCATCCTGAAGGAATTGCGGCCGGTGATGGCGGCCATCGGGCTGAAGCCGGAAGACGCGTTTTTCGACGAGGATGACCGGCGGCTGCGGTTTGGCAGCAATCACACGCTGATTGAGCTGATCCGCGTGCGGTCGTTCGATGTGGCGAGTTTTGTGGCATTCGGCGCGGCGCATATCGGCATTTGCGGGAGCGACGTGCTGGCGGAATTCGATTACCCGGATATTTATGCGCCGGTGGATCTGGGCATCGGCACATGCCGGGTGTCGCTGGCGGGCAAGGTGGATGCGCCGGAGGTGGATTATGACCGGCTGTCGCACATCCGCGTGGCGACGAAATACCCCAACATCACGCGTAGCTATTTTGCCGAGATGGGCATTCAGGCGGAATGCATCAAGCTGAACGGGGCGATTGAGCTGGCGCCGATTCTTGGGCTTTCGACGCATATCGTGGACCTGGTTAGCACGGGCGGCACGCTGAAGGCCAACGGGCTGGTGGAAGAGAAGGTGTTGGCGCAGGTTTCCTCGCGGCTGATCGTCAATCGCACGGCGTTCAAAACGCGGGCGAAAGAAATGCACACGCTGGTAAGCCACGTGCGGGATGCGGTGGAGAAGCAGCGTGCATAG